In the Quercus lobata isolate SW786 chromosome 5, ValleyOak3.0 Primary Assembly, whole genome shotgun sequence genome, one interval contains:
- the LOC115988590 gene encoding F-box/LRR-repeat protein 4 codes for MMSEVKQQPLAIDVDLPEECWELIFNLLLDHHRHFESLSLVSKHFLVLTNQLRTTLTVSDQTTPFLPRLLRRFRHLKNLDFCGFHGDLESILCLIAKSKLDLEALNISNQKNLHLNGLHVLGSNMKNLKSLNCSKVSFLQDIHLFVIAASFPRLEELDISYPEHKNIFSSIGSEDSGPFSGPVTDLGVAELSSRLNNLIKIDLSDELLNSIVEACLPLNKLILARCHGFTFAGLLLLSSKYHSLSLISVEGVNFLTDQNINELSKFFSKLTSINLGFCSKLTNSTFFTLTRNCPLLNEINMERTNLGEEEFPTKFVVNPQVKFLNLAQNGKLSNESIKRFVAICPSLQVLNLSSCRGITEEGFEEIFKRCSEIRHLEINYFSAITDFAIDSEVSKLEKLSARGSGVNDEALAMVGKRSCRLLNLDLAGCLNVTEKGVKEVVKNCRKLREINLKWCDNVNIDIVAWMVITRPSLRKIIPPCGFVPTESQMKLFLSHGCCVCEG; via the exons ATGATGTCTGAAGTGAAACAACAACCGCTAGCAATCGATGTAGATTTGCCAGAAGAATGTTGGGAACTCATATTCAATCTCCTCCTCGACCACCACCGTCACTTCGAATCACTCTCTTTGGTCTCCAAGCACTTTCTTGTTCTCACCAATCAACTCCGAACTACCCTCACTGTCTCCGACCAAACCACTCCTTTCCTTCCTCGACTTCTCCGAAGATTCCGACATCTCAAAAACTTAGACTTCTGTGGGTTCCATGGAGACCTCGAAAGCATTCTTTGTCTGATCGCCAAATCCAAATTGGACCTCGAAGCTCTGAATATTTCGAACCAGAAGAATCTTCACTTGAATGGGTTGCATGTATTGGGTTCAAatatgaagaatttgaagagcTTGAATTGCTCCAAGGTCTCTTTTTTGCAGGACATTCATCTATTTGTTATAGCAGCGTCATTTCCACGTCTTGAAGAGCTTGATATCAGCTATCCTGAGCACAAAAACATCTTTTCCTCAATTGGATCAGAGGATTCAGGACCATTTTCGGGGCCCGTGACTGATTTAGGAGTTGCAGAATTGTCATCGAGGCTCAATAATCTGATCAAGATCGACCTTTCAG ATGAACTGCTTAATTCAATTGTAGAAGCGTGTCTTCCATTAAATAAACTCATTCTTGCTCGTTGCCATGGTTTCACGTTTGCTGGATTATTATTGCTATCGAGTAAGTACCATTCTCTTAGCTTGATAAGTGTTGAAGGAGTGAATTTCCTCACTGATCAGAACATAAATGAATTGTCAAAGTTTTTTTCTAAGTTAACCTCAATAAACCTTGGCTTTTGTTCTAAACTGACCAATTCGACTTTCTTTACTCTCACAAGAAATTGTCCTTTGTTGAATGAGATCAATATGGAGAGGACAAACCTAGGCGAAGAAGAATTTCCAACAAAATTTGTGGTGAACCCTCAAGTTAAGTTTCTAAATTTGGCTCAAAATGGCAAATTGAGTAACGAAAGTATCAAAAGGTTTGTGGCCATCTGCCCCAGTTTACAGGTGCTCAATTTAAGCTCTTGTAGGGGTATCACAGAAGAAGGCTTTGAAGAGATTTTTAAGAGATGCAGTGAGATTAGGCACTTAGagataaattattttagtgCGATTACGGATTTTGCAATAGACTCTGAAGTTTCCAAATTGGAGAAATTGAGTGCAAGAGGATCAGGGGTTAATGATGAAGCTTTGGCAATGGTAGGAAAGAGAAGTTGCAGGCTATTGAATTTGGATCTGGCAGGCTGCTTGAATGTGACGGAAAAAGGGGTGAAAGAAGTGGTGAAGAACTGTAGAAAATTGAGGGAGATAAATTTGAAGTGGTGTGACAATGTGAATATTGATATTGTTGCTTGGATGGTGATTACGAGGCCATCCCTGAGAAAAATAATCCCACCATGTGGTTTTGTTCCTACGGAAAGCCAAATGAAACTTTTCTTGAGTCATGGCTGTTGTGTTTGTGAGGGCTAG
- the LOC115990386 gene encoding uncharacterized protein LOC115990386 → MVSCYENHDKEKEVDHGGPDETLSSLKELQSQLMKLNPYNPPPHQEKFSPNLLKSQRCSKPHNRPLYVSGYAHEQKIHCILINGGSAVNILLKMTMRRLGLTMEELSYSHLVIQGFNQGGQRVIGMIHLELIIGKLTSNVLFHVIDAKTTYSMLLGRPWIHGNRIVLSTLHKCFKFLQGGIKKINADLKHFIETKAHFADVKFYVEDDIPNEILPVEIPSTESKQGEKKHVKFITGKDIHSPRKGPECGNNHSSESTSNLVRVEISTPSNNPLFLRYVPLSCRKKGQSPFAKCLQSTINIGRPPTKLTMEDVAILKENHAMPLTSSTNPLLSKPLNGFVWSSQSLTEHGILPSKQTKEGFDPKAYRLLARAGYDFSKQGDLGKLIPEVTKEKVHGLNKTQRKMRLEGHEIPIPKTRLGYTLEQPAQEEKANDDIRSSSPSLEQVNHLSTMSKLKSIIHISYYSRRVLDVEATNEEVDEATPTLEDWGETIVDELKEIDLGTTEEPRPTFISLLLTPEKEEGYLKLLVEYKDVFA, encoded by the exons ATGGTCTCTTGTTACGAAAATCATGACAAAGAGAAGGAGGTCGACCATGGTGGTCCAGATGAGACTTTGTCATCTTTGAAGGAACTCCAATCTCAGTTGatgaagttgaacccttacAATCCTCCACCTCATCAAGAGAAGTTCTCACCCAATCTCTTGAAAAGCCAGAGAT GCTCTAAGCCCCACAATCGTCCACTTTATGTCTCTGGTTATGCTCATGAACAAAAGATCCATTGTATTCTCATTAACGGAGGTTCAGCTGTTAATATACTATTGAAAATGACGATGAGAAGACTTGGTCTTACTATGGAGGAATTATCGTATAGTCATTTGGTCATTCAAGGTTTTAACCAAGGAGGACAACGTGTGATCGGCATGATACACTTGGAATTAATCATTGGAAAATTGACAAGCAACGTTTTGTTCCATGTCATTGATGCCAAGACAACCTACAGCATGTTGTTAGGACGTCCATGGATCCATGGAAACAGAATAGTACTGTCAACTTTGCATAAATGTTTCAAGTTCCTTCAAGGTGGAATAAAAAAGATCAATGCCGACTTGAAACATTTTATTGAGACTAAAGCTCACTTTGCTGACGTAAAGTTTTATGTAGAAGATGACATTCCTAATGAAATTCTCCCAGTTGAGATCCCGTCCACGGAAAGCAAGCAGGGTGAAAAGAAGCATGTTAAATTCATCACTGGAAAGGATATTCATTCACCAAGAAAAGGCCCAGAATGTGGAAATAATCATTCTAGTGAATCTACTAGTAATTTAGTGAGAGTGGAAATTTCAACGCCTTCCAACAACCCTCTATTCCTTCGTTATGTACCATTATCATGTCGCAAGAAAGGACAATCACCATTTGCAAAATGCCTTCAATCTACAATAAACATAGGAAGGCCTCCTACAAAGCTAACGATGGAGGATGTAGCCATATTGAAAGAAAATCATGCCATGCCTTTAACTTCATCCACAAATCCTTTGCTCTCAAAGCCACTAAATGGATTCGTGTGGTCTTCACAAAGTCTAACAGAGCATGGTATTCTACCAAGTAAACAGACAAAAGAAGGGTTCGACCCAAAGGCATATAGGCTATTAGCCAGAGCGGGCTACGATTTCTCAAAACAAGGGGACCTAGGGAAACTAATTCCAGAAGTCACCAAAGAGAAGGTGCATGGCCTTAAcaaaacacaaaggaaaatgcGGCTTGAAGGGCATGAAATTCCTATCCCAAAGACCAGATTAGGTTATACTTTAGAACAACCAGCTCAG GAGGAGAAAGCTAATGATGATATCCGCAGTAGCAGTCCTTCACTTGAGCAAGTTAATCACTTGTCCACAATGAGTAAATTGAAGAGTATCATCCACATTTCATATTACAGTAGAAGAGTTTTAGATGTTGAAGCAACCAATGAAGAGGTCGATGAAGCTACCCCAACCTTGGAAGATTGGGGAGAGACTATAGTTGATGAACTTAAAGAAATCGATTTAGGAACTACTGAAGAACCCCGACCAACTTTTATCAGTTTACTTCTCACTcctgaaaaagaagaaggataccTTAAGCTCCTAGTAGAATATAAAGATGTGTTTGCTTGA